One Catharus ustulatus isolate bCatUst1 chromosome 2, bCatUst1.pri.v2, whole genome shotgun sequence genomic window carries:
- the PLA1A gene encoding phospholipase A1 member A — protein sequence MVEDPKRKLLIVLTVLLLPSSAQTGNTDRLSGHHCTGFETANFLRGSKLKVQFLLFTSSSPSCGELISADGGIKNCSFNSSLKTKIIIHGFRALGTKPSWIEGLIQAILHNSQVNVIAVDWVYGSTGVYPSAVENVTQLALTISQFISKLLALGVSGTSIHIIGVSLGAHVGGLVGHFHGGRLGQITALDPAGPKYTRASPEERLDPGDALFVEAIHTDADNFGIRIPVGHIDYFVNGGKDQPGCPRFISAVYNFLICDHMRAVHLYISALNHPCPIVGFPCASHQDFLNGHCLDCAEPFLSSCPRIGLLEQAGVNMSRLPQEVKVFLMTSPSAPFCVYHSLVEFHLQKKRNRVTSIEISFSSNSTKDTAKITIPKDQETGKQLLAHQVPLCQINSITLKYIPKNRFWSKDEPFVVGKFCVAPLPLNSSRIMSCLPWSLTLPSKTDISYDLPTACT from the exons ATGGTTGAAGATCCAAAGAGAAAACTGCTCATTGTTCTTACTGTCCTCttgctgcccagctcagcacaaacAG GGAATACAGACAGACTCTCAGGGCATCACTGCACTGGCTTTGAGACAGCCAATTTCCTACGGGGGAGCAAACTTAAAGTCCAATTTCTTCTGTTCACTTCCTCGAGCCCCAGCTGTGGAGAGCTGATTTCAGCTGATGGTGGCATCAAGAACTGCAGTTTCAACAGCAGcctgaaaaccaaaatcatCATCCATGGCTTCag GGCTTTGGGTACCAAACCTTCCTGGATTGAAGGGCTTATCCAAGCCATACTGCACAACAGCCAGGTGAATGTGATTGCGGTAGACTGGGTTTATGGGTCTACAGGAGTCTATCCCTCCGCAGTGGAAAATGTCACACAGCTGGCCCTCACCATCTCCCAATTCATCAGCAAGCTCCTG GCCCTGGGAGTCTCAGGGACATCTATCCACATCATTGGAGTAAGCCTTGGAGCACATGTTGGGGGCCTGGTGGGGCACTTCCATGGTGGTCGCCTGGGACAGATAACAG CCCTGGATCCTGCAGGCCCTAAGTAcaccagagccagccctgaggAACGCCTGGATCCTGGGGATGCCCTCTTCGTGGAAGCCATTCATACTGATGCTGACA ATTTCGGGATCCGGATTCCAGTAGGCCACATCGATTATTTTGTCAATGGAGGCAAAGATCAGCCAGGATGCCCCCGATTCATCTCTGCAG tctaTAACTTTCTGATCTGTGATCACATGAGGGCAGTACATCTCTACATCAGTGCCTTGaaccatccctgtcccatcgTGGGGTTCCCCTGTGCAAGCCATCAAGATTTTCTAAATGGTCATTGCCTGGACTGTGCAGAACCCTTCTTGTCCTCCTGTCCCAGAATAG gcctgctggagcaggcaggtgtCAACATGAGCAGGCTGCCACAGGAAgtgaaggtttttttaatgaccAGTCCTTCAGCCCCATTCTGTG TCTACCACAGCCTGGTTGAGTTCCacttgcagaagaaaagaaacagagtcACCAGCATTGAGATCAGTTTCAGCAGTAACAGCACCAAGGATACAGCCAAAATCACCAT ACCTAAGGACCAGGAGACAGGCAAACAGCTGCTGGCCCACCAAGTTCCCCTCTGCCAGATAAATAGTATTACCCTGAAGTATATCCCCAAGAATCGTTTTTGGAGCAAGGATGAGCCATTCGTTGTTGGCAAGTTCTGTGTAGCGCCACTGCCTCTCAATAGCAG CAGGATAATGTCATGTCTGCCCTGGAGCCTCACCCTCCCCAGCAAAACAGACATCTCATATGACCTGCCTACTGCTTGTACCTAG
- the POPDC2 gene encoding popeye domain-containing protein 2 isoform X3: MTIHFEHRTAGEGGEWGRMSANSLSWDQAVLQPPVCDAWTEIMEEAAYQLASCIVLLGYMGGSGIFGSLYIFGLLAPGYFCYALWGWLSACGLDIFIWNMLLVLACLLQLAHLAYRLHRNTIQEEFDLLYKTMYLPLQVPLEVYKEIVKCCEEQVQSLVRDQNYAVEGKTPIDRLSLLLSGRIRVCQDGQFLHYVFPYQFLDSPEWESLRPSEEGTFQPLKTISRVVTLSAKDELLWLPLRPLNSREQQAALILKPFQGSRCSHRFLTRDTLACRDVCQQIYLYSGAHEAHA; encoded by the exons ATGACAATTCATTTTGAGCACAGGACggctggggagggtggggagtgGGGAAGGATGAGTGCAAACAGCCTCTCTTGGGACCAGGCTGTTCTCCAACCTCCGGTGTGTGATGCCTGGACTGAAATTATGGAGGAAGCAGCCTACCAGCTGGCCAGCTGTATTGTTCTCTTGGGTTACATGGGGGGCAGTGGCATCTTTGGGTCCCTCTATATCTTTGGCCTCCTGGCCCCAGGCTACTTCTGCTAtgctctgtggggctggctgagcGCTTGTGGGCTGGATATCTTCATCTGGAACATGCTGCTGGTCCTTGCCTGCTTGCTTCAGCTGGCTCACCTGGCTTACCGGCTCCATAGAAACACCATCCAAGAAGAGTTTGACCTCCTCTACAAGACCATGTACCTGCCCTTGCAGGTGCCCCTGGAAGTCTACAAAGAGATCGTGAAGTGCTGTGAAGAGCAGGTCCAGTCACTAGTCAGAGACCAGAATTATGCAGTGGAGGGCAAGACACCCATTGACCGCCTCTCGTTGCTACTGTCTGGCAG GATTCGAGTGTGCCAGGATGGACAGTTCCTTCACTACGTCTTTCCATACCAGTTCCTGGACTCTCCAGAGTGGGAGTCACTGCGACCCTCTGAGGAAGGGACTTTCCAG CCTCTGAAAACCATCTCCAGAGTTGTCACCCTCTCTGCAAAGGACGAGCTCCTCTGGCTCCCACTCAGACCCCTGAACTCTAGGGAGCAACAGGCTGCTTTGATCCTGAAGCCCTTCCAAGGGAGCAGATGCTCACACAGGTTTTTGACCAGAGACACTCTAGCATGCAGAGACGTCTGCCAGCAGATATATCTATACTCAGGAGCACATGAAGCACACGCTTAA
- the POPDC2 gene encoding popeye domain-containing protein 2 isoform X2: MTIHFEHRTAGEGGEWGRMSANSLSWDQAVLQPPVCDAWTEIMEEAAYQLASCIVLLGYMGGSGIFGSLYIFGLLAPGYFCYALWGWLSACGLDIFIWNMLLVLACLLQLAHLAYRLHRNTIQEEFDLLYKTMYLPLQVPLEVYKEIVKCCEEQVQSLVRDQNYAVEGKTPIDRLSLLLSGRIRVCQDGQFLHYVFPYQFLDSPEWESLRPSEEGTFQVTLTAETNCSYITWPRRKLYLLLRKDRYIARLFSSHLGYDISEKLYSLNEKLFAKFGLRFDIRLPSLYHVLGPTSSEGKLEDCEELLPGSGQASISEPPPLGLHPRASRPDSDLLASENHLQSCHPLCKGRAPLAPTQTPEL; the protein is encoded by the exons ATGACAATTCATTTTGAGCACAGGACggctggggagggtggggagtgGGGAAGGATGAGTGCAAACAGCCTCTCTTGGGACCAGGCTGTTCTCCAACCTCCGGTGTGTGATGCCTGGACTGAAATTATGGAGGAAGCAGCCTACCAGCTGGCCAGCTGTATTGTTCTCTTGGGTTACATGGGGGGCAGTGGCATCTTTGGGTCCCTCTATATCTTTGGCCTCCTGGCCCCAGGCTACTTCTGCTAtgctctgtggggctggctgagcGCTTGTGGGCTGGATATCTTCATCTGGAACATGCTGCTGGTCCTTGCCTGCTTGCTTCAGCTGGCTCACCTGGCTTACCGGCTCCATAGAAACACCATCCAAGAAGAGTTTGACCTCCTCTACAAGACCATGTACCTGCCCTTGCAGGTGCCCCTGGAAGTCTACAAAGAGATCGTGAAGTGCTGTGAAGAGCAGGTCCAGTCACTAGTCAGAGACCAGAATTATGCAGTGGAGGGCAAGACACCCATTGACCGCCTCTCGTTGCTACTGTCTGGCAG GATTCGAGTGTGCCAGGATGGACAGTTCCTTCACTACGTCTTTCCATACCAGTTCCTGGACTCTCCAGAGTGGGAGTCACTGCGACCCTCTGAGGAAGGGACTTTCCAG GTCACACTGACAGCTGAGACCAATTGCAGCTACATTACCTGGCCAAGGAGGAAGCTGTATCTCCTCCTGAGGAAGGACCGCTACATTGCCCGGCTCTTCTCCTCCCATCTGGGCTATGACATCTCAGAGAAGCTCTACTCCCTCAACGAGAAGCTCTTTGCCAAGTTTGGCCTTCGCTTTGACATCCGTTTGCCCAGCCTCTACCATGTCCTTGGACCAACCTCTTCCGAGGGGAAGTTGGAGgactgtgaggagctgctgcctggctctggcCAGGCCAGCATCTCTGAGCCGCCACCGCTGGGTCTGCACCCCCGGGCATCCCGGCCTGACAGTGACCTGCTGG CCTCTGAAAACCATCTCCAGAGTTGTCACCCTCTCTGCAAAGGACGAGCTCCTCTGGCTCCCACTCAGACCCCTGAACTCTAG
- the POPDC2 gene encoding popeye domain-containing protein 2 isoform X1, whose protein sequence is MTIHFEHRTAGEGGEWGRMSANSLSWDQAVLQPPVCDAWTEIMEEAAYQLASCIVLLGYMGGSGIFGSLYIFGLLAPGYFCYALWGWLSACGLDIFIWNMLLVLACLLQLAHLAYRLHRNTIQEEFDLLYKTMYLPLQVPLEVYKEIVKCCEEQVQSLVRDQNYAVEGKTPIDRLSLLLSGRIRVCQDGQFLHYVFPYQFLDSPEWESLRPSEEGTFQVTLTAETNCSYITWPRRKLYLLLRKDRYIARLFSSHLGYDISEKLYSLNEKLFAKFGLRFDIRLPSLYHVLGPTSSEGKLEDCEELLPGSGQASISEPPPLGLHPRASRPDSDLLGEDSTSLVLEDFAELTGSFMDYVSEGEYMK, encoded by the exons ATGACAATTCATTTTGAGCACAGGACggctggggagggtggggagtgGGGAAGGATGAGTGCAAACAGCCTCTCTTGGGACCAGGCTGTTCTCCAACCTCCGGTGTGTGATGCCTGGACTGAAATTATGGAGGAAGCAGCCTACCAGCTGGCCAGCTGTATTGTTCTCTTGGGTTACATGGGGGGCAGTGGCATCTTTGGGTCCCTCTATATCTTTGGCCTCCTGGCCCCAGGCTACTTCTGCTAtgctctgtggggctggctgagcGCTTGTGGGCTGGATATCTTCATCTGGAACATGCTGCTGGTCCTTGCCTGCTTGCTTCAGCTGGCTCACCTGGCTTACCGGCTCCATAGAAACACCATCCAAGAAGAGTTTGACCTCCTCTACAAGACCATGTACCTGCCCTTGCAGGTGCCCCTGGAAGTCTACAAAGAGATCGTGAAGTGCTGTGAAGAGCAGGTCCAGTCACTAGTCAGAGACCAGAATTATGCAGTGGAGGGCAAGACACCCATTGACCGCCTCTCGTTGCTACTGTCTGGCAG GATTCGAGTGTGCCAGGATGGACAGTTCCTTCACTACGTCTTTCCATACCAGTTCCTGGACTCTCCAGAGTGGGAGTCACTGCGACCCTCTGAGGAAGGGACTTTCCAG GTCACACTGACAGCTGAGACCAATTGCAGCTACATTACCTGGCCAAGGAGGAAGCTGTATCTCCTCCTGAGGAAGGACCGCTACATTGCCCGGCTCTTCTCCTCCCATCTGGGCTATGACATCTCAGAGAAGCTCTACTCCCTCAACGAGAAGCTCTTTGCCAAGTTTGGCCTTCGCTTTGACATCCGTTTGCCCAGCCTCTACCATGTCCTTGGACCAACCTCTTCCGAGGGGAAGTTGGAGgactgtgaggagctgctgcctggctctggcCAGGCCAGCATCTCTGAGCCGCCACCGCTGGGTCTGCACCCCCGGGCATCCCGGCCTGACAGTGACCTGCTGGGTGAGGACTCCACCAGTCTTGTCTTGGAAGATTTTGCTGAGTTGACAGGGTCTTTTATGGACTATGTGAGCGAAGGGGAGTATATGAAGTGA